In Limanda limanda chromosome 3, fLimLim1.1, whole genome shotgun sequence, the sequence aatgaataattaatcAATAGCATTGCACGTTAGCAGGCTCATATTTGCTGATTAGCCAAAAACTAGAAGCACAGCCAAGACTGATTGAAATACCAAAGGGCAAAGTTCTACAGGTACTGTATTTGGTCATAAGGCAAAATACTGGACACATTGAAAATTTGACCTGATGATAACACTTAATAAAAAGTCAAGGGATCACGAATATACTGTGTTTTATCTTGAGGGGGGCCTGAATGCATTTATCAAATTTCATGGCAGTCCATCCAATCAATTGAGGAGACATTTCGCGCCAAACCATACAACACATGTGAATTAAGTGGTGGTTGATGAGGGAGGGCTCACCAAAGTGATCACGCTGTAGAGGTACTTGTTTCAGTCTGGACGACAGAACTGACTCACTGCCAGGCTGCTaatggatgattggatggattTATTGATTCTCCAAACAGATCCTCAGACAATTAAAGGTTAACACAGCAATCAAACCAGATTGCCTGATATGTCCTTGGAAACACGTCTCCGTATACTCAGCtactttttaaaatgcattgCTTTTGCAAAAGGATTTTACCACAGAAAATATATTTCCCCATCCACACTGATTTAAGTATCAAAACAGCTTATTCACAGCACTGCAGGAATGTAAATATGACCTCAATGTTTGGAAATTATCTGTATTTTCTGACCCTCTTTAGAATCAGAGCTATTTTATTGTCTTGTTAGTGGGTAGTTGTCCTTCCTGCTCTTTGACCACATGTCAAGTAGGGAGCAGCCAGAACCATACACATCCTGTGTTCTGCAGTACATCGGTTTGTGTCATGGACAAATGTTATTATGTAGAAAGAATCCATTGTTACTTTGTTTCAATCTTTTACATTTATTCCATCTCTGTCTTTAACCGTGACCTTTTTGCTTCACTGTAACAAATCTCTTTATGAGAACAGTCTTTATTGATGTGTTTCAGATCTGTAGTTGTTGTGTAAATGGACTGTTGTCTAAATTAATGAGTTTCTTATCAAAAatgattcatttaaatattttaatattgttgctgatatttattattaatgatatttttaaatgtaggTTATGACTTGGAAAGATGTCCATGCTctgatgttcagaaaacacaccaTACTTTAAACTGTACATATTGCTGATGTGTTGATACAACTTTAActtgcctccctccctcttgtgCTCGTGTCCCCTTCAGGCCCTGAACAAGAAGGAGCACCGAGGCTGTGACAGCCCTGACAATGACGCCTCCTACGTTCTCAACCCCAGCACGGAGGAGAAATACAAGAAGATTAATGAGGAATTTGACCACATGATGAAGAGTCATAAAATTGTAAGTTGCATTTTAGTTTCTTATTCTCAGTTTTTGTTTGCTGTCACTTTTCAGGGCAACAGCTTAAAACTCTGCTGACACAGATCACAGCAATGCTTATTAAAGTTTTAAAGACTGTAAGCCATCAGCTTTTGCTTCTCACATCTTCTCTGCAAGGACTTGAACTAAACATTTTCCAATCCTATATATGTTTCACATTTTTTGCAAAGGTGCTAATACTCTTATAAGTATTAACATTCATCTATCTGTTGCTGTCTGTGCAGACCCCAGTCCATCAACAGCAGAACTTCATGCATGTAGCCCCTGGCAACATGTCGTACAgccctgctgcaggaggaggaggtggaggaggaggtggaggaggaggaggaggaggaggaggaggaggaggaggaggaggaggaggaggaggaggaggaggaggaggtgtgacTTCTCAGGCGCTCgctgcagccacagcagctcTGGCTGACAGTGGGATCCTCTCCTCACATCACTCACACCTCCACAGAAATTCTCCACAGAGACCCCCCAGCACTGGGAACACAGGTGTGTGAGTATGGGTGTGGTTCACATTCCAGGGAAGGGCAGGTGATAACATATTTGCATTGCTCTTCGATATCTAAACTCACAGTTAAACTCAGCTGAGGTCACTCAATCATAGGATATGCAACATCCATCTAGAGTTTTTTCTTAGGTCTGGACAAGACTTCATATTATTAGACAAAAAACTGTGCAAAAGAAAAATTTGACAAATTGGAGTGTATTACTTCGGAGTAAAGGTGctcaaaagcacacacactaatacacacacacactcggacaCATGCTCAGTGGCCAGAAATATTATCGCTGACTTGCATCTCAAATGAAACCCGTCCTAATGGGACTTACTGTATTTAGTTTGTAGTCTCGCCTTCCCTGTGAATAGTTCCCCTTGGTCAGGAAATAgtaaggaaagagaaggaataGTGAAAACTTTGCATTCATGTCTGaggttacagtgtgtgtgtgtgtgtgtgtgtgtgtgtgtttatcttcaGGTGGCCTGCAAGGCAGCTCTGATCTGGTTCTGCAGAATGGATCTGGGCCAGTTGGTATGTACAGTATTTTCACTATCTTATAGGTGTCACATTTATACAGAACATACACACTGATAGTAGTTCCActataggaggaggaggaactagGAGGCTTACATGAGCCCTCAGTAGAGTCTGAATACTGCAGTAGTGACGTTCCCAtctgctcctctcatctcctttaAAAgttggacagaggaggaaaacccTCCTCCTCAGGCTGATGTAGACAGACAGGATGTAGGCTGACAGTCTCTTAAACATCCTGGCTGTCTACACACATCACACTACTTCACTGCAAACGCCACAATGCCCCAGGTCTATGGACTACATGCTGTTTCCAGCAGCCTCTCTGACAGGCTTTATCTGCTGTAACCTCCCAttagtctctgtgtgtgtggctgtcagATTCAGTGTCCAGCAACCTGCTGGAAAACCTGCTTTTTCAGAACACCTGAATATACAACCTAGTGACAGTCATGAGTGCATCAATGTGTCATGTTGTTACAATATATGTTTCGTGTGGGACTATTTTATTAAAATTGTGCTGTGAACTTTAAAGACCTTCTGGACTTCTCCATGATCACTGAGCAGAAAATATCTATAAATTTATTAACTTTCAAAAGtccttttaaatgtatttgaaatgcaCTTGCTCAGTTAAATAGAAAAGAGGATGTAGAgttgctgatgatgatgaggatgatgagaatGATGTTGATGATATCTCATGTGTCAGGTGAAGTTCATGACTTCACATCAGAACATTTCAGCTCAGTTTCAGTTTAAAGGCCAGTGGAGGCATCATTGTTATTCCAAGAACCTCAGTGTAATGTCTCACGGTTTGTCAGGTCTATTTGTCTTTACTGTAGGTCCTCAGCTCTCACTGGTGTCTGTGTCCTCACAGACCTCACTTGCTGTCATCTCTGTTCGAGAACAGCATGTCCCATATGAACACTGCCATTATGTAATATTAAGAGCACGAAAAGATCAATTATTCATTATGATCTTTTGTATAATATATAGCTGTACTCTCTCCATTCTCCTTACACATCCTGCTGGTGGACAGTTATGTTTCTACAGCACTCCCCGACTCTTCAAATATTTCTAGATTTGCACTAGAGTAGACTATAGAGACTCTGTACAGATGCATTGCGATTTGTTTTAGCTAACATGCAGTTACAGTGCACAGATCATACATACACTATGACTCCAGCATGTCTGATATCTAATGTCTAATATTCTCCATCACTCAGTCAGCTCTGCTGAAATTTGTTACCACCAGCctgaagaatgtgtgtgtattcttctttttctctgttcaGTGAATGGTTTTCTGGGCTCACCTGGTGGAGGCAGTTTGGGGAAGATCATACAATCcaaatctcctcctctcccacctcctgGGAACAACTTGGTCCTCGGCAGCCGTAAAACTGATCTGCGAGTGGTCATACCCCAGTCCAAAGGAATGATGCAAACACTGGTGAGTTTGCATCTGTCTCGTACATTTAGGACATCAACAAAAGTCATCACAAAGGTTATTGACAAAGAAGAATATCCTACACTTTTTCACTGATATTTGATGATGCAAGTATAACCATTGTGGAAAATGGACAGCATATTCACACATCAGTCTTTTTTTAACCAGTGGTCCATTATTGAAATTAACAAGAGCATTTTTACCTCTGGCCTCATGAGGAATGTTGTGAGTGGATTAAGTGTTGTATACACACAGGTCTCAAGGCTTTCAGTGCCTCAGTCTGACTTTAGTTAAGAAGCAGAACAGTACATTATGTGCTCCAGGCTGAGAGAAAGCGAACCAGAGAAGAATGGGGCAAATACATGCACGCTACCACAGAGTCGCTCAGCAACTTTGGTTTGACACCAACTGGAGCAGATGTTTGCTGGGTGTgcaagtgaaaacattttgttcttttaaaggAGGGAGGGCACCATAAGCATAAGTCCCTCTTAGTAACAATGTAGTTTTCCAGTCTTAATTGTGCAGTAAGAAATATTAGTGACATAAAATGTTTCTTCCCTAAAtacactctttgttttttttatcttacccTTTGAATCATTACTTTCGTAAAAAACGTATTGTTATAAATTGCTTAAAAGCACTAAATAGCAATATTTTTCTCAAAGTTGTGTGTGACATTGGAAATACTAGAaagaacacatgaacacactgatGACAAGTGGGGACTAGATGGGACATTGTAATGGGTTGACTGGCTGGAAACACAGGGACAGGAATTTATCAGGTGCTGGTGAGTAATGAATCAAGTggacaggaagcagaaactgaAACGACAGGAAATGTTAGTGACAAGACAATGTAAAACAGGAAATGCAGTTACACTGGATTAGTAACTCTTCTTAACATCAGGGCAGAAAAAGATATTTATCTATTTGTATATAATATGAACTATGTACTTTTTAACCCTGGCTGTagctttaaaatgaataaattggattgtgaagccaaaacatcagTGTTCTCATGTACAGCATTCTAGTGTAATTTTAGCCTGCACTATCATTCGTAGAAAGACCAGAAAAATTACTTTAGTGTTAGTTGAGTGGATTTTTCTTTTGATCACTCTGCTGCTTTTCACACAGTCACCTGCAGTGCTCTCTGCTCCAATGCTTAAGAGACCCCTAAAGGAAAACCTGCATATCATGAAATCCTGTCATCTACTATAAATTAGTCTTGAAAGATAACAGTCTGCACACGGAACAAAAGTGATGCCATTTCCTGTCGGGACTCTGTGGAAGTTCAAGTCTGATTTAGTCACAAAATGAATGGAACATAAATAATATGCTGTTACATTCTGCTCGTACCTCAGACTTTGGCACAAGTAAACGCTCATAGAGTAACACCATAGCATCAGTTATGTTGATTACATGCATGGAATCTAACAGAGTTCATGGTTTGGTGAACCCACTCCCTGCTCAGGAAAGTGTAGAAGCCTTCACATCTCTTCTCTCAGATTGTACATTCAGCAGCTGCGCTGTGTTATTGAAGTTATTGATTTGCCCTCAACTCCCTTACTGTTGCCCTTCCCTCCCACACTATGCGCAAACATGATGTAACGATTCGCAAacaatggaaagagagagacttgTATTCTTCCTGTTTATGGTGACCAGGTGGCTCCGCACACTGGCTGTCAGATCAAggatatttgtatatttagcCATGATTCCTCAGTCAAAGAACAGGAGTCTGTGATTACAGTTGTTAGGAACTTTTATGTTGAAGCTCATTTCACCCTGCCTGAATTTACAGACATGGACAACAAGTAAAAAactttgttcatgtttctaatACAAGTTTTTGATTAAGACTAATTTGTCATATTTTCGTATTGATATAATTATCAATACGAACATATGACACATTTTCAGGTAGAGAATctataaacattaaaaactgaTGTATCTGATAAAGCAGACAGCGGTTTACATGGTCTTCTTCTCTTAGATGAGTGCGTTGAATGTCAGTTTTAATGAGTTGACACTAGCATTCAGCTGAAATGAAGCcgaaatatcctggatacaggATTTACAGCATCAGTGTTTTGTATAcaatcaaataacttattaaaatcGAACGCACCTAAAACAGACCACATATATCAGAGTGATTACTACTTTAATTGAAagaaattactttttatttgtgtCCATGTCTCCTCCACTTACATACAGGAGGgagtattttagaacatttacTCTATGGTTGAAACTAACAAAGGAGGATGGCAGCTGCTCAGATCATGATTAGtttctgcttttcatttaaTCCAGCAAATGATGCTGGTTTTTGGTGGACAGGCGTCCCTCAGTTTGATCACTCTGAAACTGCCATTCACTTCCTCCTCTATGCCATTGTGTGCATGGATGTGTGTACACTATGTTTTGTGTATTGTCCAACAACAACTCTTTTGGTTTGCAAATTTTCAAACGTGTTTATTGACCGTGTATGAAGAACTGGGCAGGTCAGGATTTCTTCACAGGCTGCATTGTTTTCAGAGTTTACCAATGTATAGTGATGCATACTACACAGATATTACAGGGACAGGGGGAAGAAACACAATGTTATACTTCTGGGAGTCAGACTGGGCAAAGTCACTTTGATAATACGTTGGTTTTAGGCATACAGGTTGgttaactctgtgtgtgtttgtgtgtgtgtgtgtgtgtgtgtgtgtgtgtgtgtgtgtgtgtgtgtgtgtgtgtgtttgtgtgtgtgtatgtgtgtgtgtgtgtgtgtgtgtgtgtgttcttagcAATGAATGATCTCATTCAGGGTGATGTCATTTCTGACATTATCAGACTGGAACGCCAGCAGTTCGTAGGGAAGCAGCAGAAAAGTTAGAATGACTGTTAGAGATGTCCAGTTAAAGCCACCAGTTCTGTGGCTTCACCAGCCAAACCAGTGCCAAAACAACATGGCCTTTGACTTAATCTTTGAGTGATTCAGAGCAAATTGTCAGTTGCTATTTAGTGGTTCCTTATTGTAGCTACTTGTAACACTTCATCTTCTATAGCACAAAAGTTTACCGATGTACTTCAGAGAATAAGATTGCTTTTTTCAAGCTTTTCACCCtctatttaatatatataaagtggCGATGTTAAGTTATTTCTGtcttaaacaaatatatagGGTTTTGGAAAATTAATTGAAATAAGTCACTGACAGGTTGGCGTGTCACTGCTCGACTTTTCTGTCCAAaacattcatcatttcatcagCCTTGTCCTCTTTCAAGAGTGAACCCCAAACAAGATGCTGACCCTCCTCACTCTATGGGAACTGATGgtattctgggaaatgtaggaaaGAGTATTTGAGTGTGAGGTTCGATTTTTCCTTAAAAGGAAAATAGATGTCACTGGCTGTGGTGGGACTCCATAGAAAAATGAACTTATACTGACACCGTGTGGGTGAAATGGAGTATTACAACCCAAGAGTCAAAGCAGTTAAATGACTAATCTTGGAGAATAtaatcctgttttctttttctttttccagagtAACCAGAGGCTGAGCAACAGTCAGTCCAACCAGCCTCTGTCCACCCCAGTGGTCTCCATGACCACACCCAGTCTGCCTCCCCAGAATCTGGTCTACTCCGGCATCGGCTCTCCCTACAATGGTACCTGAGcattatgtgtgtttgcattgatTCACTTTTATAAACTCAGCCCCTGTGAATCCAAAGAGGTTAATGTATGGTTATATTACTTAAGTGAATCCATGAGCGTGTTAATGATCAACATAACAGAAGAACCAGAATAACATATTAAATAATGTGCCATAATACACAAAACTTCCCAGTGCGCTGTATCATAAGGGTTCAGTCTATGCTACGTATAGATACATATGCATATTAAGATTTAAGagtgtgatgttgtgtgttacatgctctttataaacagtctatggttacaTATCCTTACTCTCTCTTTGTCAGATTACTCCATGAACAGTGCAGAGCTGTCAGGCTTCAGCTCCCCCGCAGGCCTGTCTGTGGGCTCCATGACAGCGTGGCAGCAACACCAGCTGGGATCACTGGGGTTAGTACCTGACACAGTTCACCTTTGCCTTTCTATGACACATAATAGGTTCTACTTGTTTCACCAAAACAATGTTATCAGTTAACATAGTTAAAAAATGTACTGACATACAAAATAGGTGAACTAAAGCCCAGGAGAAGTTTTCTGAAACAGTTTGGAAGCTATTTTTGAGGGGGtgacttgatgtagtaataaacgtattatacatttttcaggACTAAGGTTATTGACCACTGATGAAGACTTGACACTGACAACTTTGGTGATGGAGGATGAACTTTAGGCATACATTGAAATAGCAAGTAGTTGAGATGTGGCCATCGGGGTTATGACAATATTAAagctaaaatataaaaacagtagAACAAGTAATGATGAATTGTTTTGAAAACCCATGTTTTGCAGCCACCATAAACTTTTCATTTATAATACAAAGGTTTTGTTGTCTCTCTTTTCTGCCTCCTTGAAGTCcctgctgtaaaataaaaataatgtatgaTTTAGTCAAATATTCAAAGAATTAAAGTTAACGCACTAAAGGGGAAataaacctgtgtttgtgtttgacttttATAAATTATCCCATTAGATTTGGTGGTTTTAGTTAAAACTCATGTTATTGTTATCATATTGCAAAATGTAATTGTTTACTTTATTTCAATAAGTAGTGTACAGTAAATCATGTAAGCAAAATATTATAGTTTCTTAGTAAATGTGTTAACTTGATACCACAGGGTAcagtttcagttttaaaatggaaaagaatagaatagaaagaCTTAATTGTCATTGGtttgtataaatataatgaaattcAGCGTTCTACTCGGTTAGTGCGTTCATTTTTTAagtaataaagaaagaaagaaaaaaatacattactcAAATATATCACACTTAAAAAACagtagaaaaaaacatttagattgAAATCATATTCGTAGTAGAGAGAAGTAATCTTTTCTGTATACAGACTGTATACAGTTATTTTTACCACTAGGTGGCGTCATCACCCTGCAGTAATGGCCTCAAACAgcactcttcctctcttccctctgtctgCAGGCCAGGGAGCTCCAGTCTCTCCATCAACACCAACCACAACCTCAACATCAAAGCCGAACCCATCTCCCCACCCCGCGACCACCTCAACCACTCTGTGTACATGACCCAGGCTCACggccctcctcatcctcactccTCCAGCTCTTCATCTGCCCGAGCAGAGCTGGGGAGGTCTCCTGCAGACAGtgtcagctcctcctgcagctcccacGAGGGTGGCAGCGACAGGGacagggaggagcagcagcagcagcagcagcagcagcagcagcagcagcagcagcagcagcagcagcagcagcagcagcagcagcagcggccggACTTCCACTTGCTCCCTGTGAGCCTGTCAGGGGGCGGCGAGAGTCAGACGGTCAAACGAATGCGAATGGACAGCTGGGTGACATAGACCCTGCAGTCTCATGGCCATACGGCATCAGGGCAAACATAGGAAGGACACTGTTATGCaaattaaatgtagattttaTTGACGTGTTCTGTTATTTTTCATTAAGttatctctgttttgttttgatgatCAGATTTTTGAGGAGGATGATATTGTTAATTTGTCCGAATTTTATTGATCAATTAATTATTCTGTGGAACTTACATAGACATATACATAATATGCCATCCTTTGAATTGTGTATGTCTGAAAGTGTGGCTCTATTGCACTACAATCGGTCATTTTTTTATCCAGTGGGATGCATCACAATAGGGTCGTCTGAaagtttgttcatgttttgGGTGGGAATGCATTGAAGTACTTCTAGTTGTCTCCCACTGGGTGTCACCCAATTCATTTCTGATCTTCTCAGGGTTTGAGACATTGAGTCCAGCATGAAAGCAATACTCCGTCCACATCGTCATCCCTGTTACttctcttcacacaaacacttatttATATCAGCCAAAGCAGTGTGCTGCTTTTTCTAAATGTCgtttgtgagtgtttttatattgtgcaCAGAAAAAGACAATGTTACAGTCAGATTTACAACTGAAAGCCATGGACACTTGTTCTGTGTTTACTACAGAAATATGTctttattgttttgtatatagcatttttaatatatatcaCTTTTTGTTGTACCtgtatattgtttatttgtctgtcgTATCTGCCTGGTTAAAATATGACACCTCCACCAGATTAACAGAAAGTATATTTTTGTGGTTTATTGCCATTTTATCAAGGCATCGTCCTTTCCTCTCTCATCAGGTATCTGCTGGATAAATCTCCCCAAAAAATAATATGAAACTACATGCTCTctagaaaacatattttaatggTTTAAAGAAGTCTTGCTCCTCAGAGATTGTGCCACATAAGATAAAAACTTAGTCCCAGGCCTGTTGTCTAAATGTGGCCAGACGGATGAGGTGAGAGCATGAGAtcacataatttttttttaatgttttatgaaTTGCTGAAACAATATCAGGTGTTATGGTAACCATGACTATACTAAACCTTAGAGAAATAAACAGCAGGCACCTTGAAAACAAGATCAAGTGATCATCGTGCAACTAAAGTTGCATTACAAAGTGGTTgtatgtgtactgtatgtgtacTGTATGAGGTAACTTCGCTCAGGAAACCACAATGAAGAAATTAAACTTACATAATAAGACAAAGTGAAACTACTCAAACCAGGTTAATCTTAACTGGGTTATAGTGTAAAATgagtttaaatatttcataaaacaaaagctagtgcacatacagtatgtgttaATAAATGCACACAGAGTGATGAACGTAAGTGTCACAACAGGACTGGTGATTTCATGAAATTTCTAGAGTTCTGAGGGACTGATTGGCTAAATTAAAGTCCTCAAATGCTTCAGGTGTGTCTTTTCCATCATGCAATACACAATCTGACAGTGCTGACAATTTTAGAGCTGGGACTGATCAACTTTGAAACTGAGAGTTTGTGGGTGAGTACAAGGTGTACGTGGTGCAGTGTGCAGAAGCTGCAAGAAAAACCACAGTGGTTCATTTGAGCAATAAGAGTGGATGAGAAACGTATCAATCCTGAGTGTGAATAGAAAGATAGCGACAGAGAGAGCTAAGAGAGAAAACATTGTAAAGCATTCCTTTTTacagacaggaaacaaatcATTTCAGGTTCACAAGCAGATACAGAATACATAGcttcgtaaaaaaaaaaatgagagtGTTGACTGAGAACTACATCATTAAAGGAAGTGGTCATGATGGGGATTTGAGGGAAAGCAAACGAGACgtacaggaaagaaaaaaaatactgggGGAAAAACCGCCTGAACATATGAGAAGTTTGTGTTGATAGATAACATCAGGGTGCACAGGTctaaaacatcat encodes:
- the LOC132998656 gene encoding myocyte-specific enhancer factor 2A-like: MGRRKIQITRIVDERNRQVTFMKRKFGLMKKAYELSVLCDCEIALIIFNSSNKLFQYASTDMDKVLLKYTEYNEPHESRTNSDIVEALNKKEHRGCDSPDNDASYVLNPSTEEKYKKINEEFDHMMKSHKITPVHQQQNFMHVAPGNMSYSPAAGGGGGGGGGGGVTSQALAAATAALADSGILSSHHSHLHRNSPQRPPSTGNTGGLQGSSDLVLQNGSGPVVNGFLGSPGGGSLGKIIQSKSPPLPPPGNNLVLGSRKTDLRVVIPQSKGMMQTLSNQRLSNSQSNQPLSTPVVSMTTPSLPPQNLVYSGIGSPYNDYSMNSAELSGFSSPAGLSVGSMTAWQQHQLGSLGPGSSSLSINTNHNLNIKAEPISPPRDHLNHSVYMTQAHGPPHPHSSSSSSARAELGRSPADSVSSSCSSHEGGSDRDREEQQQQQQQQQQQQQQQQQQQQQQQQQRPDFHLLPVSLSGGGESQTVKRMRMDSWVT